One Gossypium arboreum isolate Shixiya-1 chromosome 13, ASM2569848v2, whole genome shotgun sequence genomic window, GTATTCTGGATTGTTCTAGTTCATAGTTTGTTTGTGATGTAATAGTTTGATGCTTTGTTTCCCGCTCGTTTGTGCTGATTTTGGACATGAATTTGTACTTGTAAATTTCTTTGGcaattatggttttttttttttttttgcaatattTGTTCGTGTTTAACTATGTTTGCTATAGTGAGGCAATCAgacttagtttttatttttatttttttgtcctAATTGAGCTAAACATTGTGACTGTCTAGGCAAGACTCTAAGCTTACAAACCTaggaaaaataatggaaattcATGGTCCAAAGCTTTTAGGGACTTCATACAAGGATCCCATTGCTAGTTTCAATCTCTTCCGGGAGTACACCGTCCGCCATCCCGAGGTAACCAACCTACTAAACTCATGTTCTTCTCATTGTCGAGCATTATGGATCAATACAAGCAAATTAATCAGTTCTTTTATGTTTTAATCCTTGTTAGGTATATTGGTCAATCATTCTAAAAGAGCTATCAGTTACATTTCATGAACCTCCCAAGTGCATTCTGGATACTACTGACAAATCAAGACCAGGAGGAACTTGGCTTCCCGGTTCGGTTTTGAATATTGCCGAGTGTTGCTTATTACCCTCAATTCATCCCAGAAAAGAAGATGATAGTTGTGCAATTGTATGGAGAGATGAAGGCGATGATGATGATTCTGATGTGAACCGTATAACACTTAAACAGCTTCGAGAACAAGTCATGTATGTTCTCATTTATCATATACATACTAAAATGGAGCTAAAATTTCTCGAATTCAAACATTAGAACCCTTAGTTCATTCATCCCATGATGTTGTTTTACAGCTTGGTGGCAAATGCATTAGATAGAACTTTCACAAAGGGTGATGCAATTGCTGTTGATATGCCAATGACAGTCAATGCAGTTATTATATACCTAGCAATAATATTAGCTGGATGTGTTGTCGTATCTATTGCTGATAGCTTTGCTGCTAAGGAAATTGCAACACGTTTACGTGTCTCTAAGGCAAAGGCTATCTTCACTCAggtattcttgcattacaatgtGGTTATTATATACGAAACTCTTGATTTTTATTCTAATCCCCTGTTCGCTTTGTTCAGGACTTTATAGTAAGAGGAGGTCGAAAGTTTCCTTTATACAGGTAAAAGAAATTGCCCTTCTGCTGTCTTGGCCAAATGATTCATTTTTTAGGATATCATGGTTGATATGTTTGTCTTAACGATGCAGTCGAGTTGTGGAAGCTTCTCCACATAAAGTTATCGTGCTCCCTGTGTCGGGGCATAATGTTGGCGTTCAATTAAGAGAACAAGATATATCATGGAAAGACTTTCTTGCCTATGATAATCAGCATCAAAGGTATGTAATGTCTACAAATACAGCTTGAGACCAGTTTATTCGATCTGTATTTAACTGTATAATCTTGTTATGTTGTAGGCCAATTCATTTCACTCCAGCTTATCTACCAGTAGATTCCATGATTAACATACTATTCTCGTCCGGTACCACAGGTGGGAAAAAATGTCATTTGATTTATAGATTTACatgtatacattttcatttactgGTTTGGTGGCCTTGACCAGGAGAACCAAAAGCTATTCCATGGACACAACTTTCAGCTATTCGTAGTACTGCTGAGGGATGGGCTCACATTAATGTCGGAGTCGGAGATGTTTATTGTTGGCCTACGAATCTAGGATGGGTGATGGGACCGATTTTACTCTTCTCGTGTTTTCTAACTGGAGCAACCCTTGCTCTCTATCATGGATCTCCTTTGGGCCGTGGTTTTGGAAAATTTGTTCAGGTGAAAAACTTTCAATAGTACGGTTCTTACAACCGGCTAGTTCAAGTAAAGTGCCTATAATCAATGAGCCTACCTCATTTTTTGTCTTTTTTATATTGGTTCAGGATGCAGGAGTAACTGTTTTAGGCACAGTTCCAAGTTTAGTGAAAACTTGGAAGAATACCGACTGTATTAAAGGCTTAGACTGGACAAAGATAAAGTAAacttcctttcccttatccaaaaaTGAACTTCTGTTTCGGTTTATAGTTCTCGAAGAACGGTGACTTAAATAGTTTTTGTATGGCTGCAGATCTTTTGCTAGCACCGGAGAAACCtctaatgttgatgatgacctTTGGCTTTCCTCAAAATCTTACTACAAGCCTATTATCGAATGTTGTGGAGGCACAGAATTAGCCTCAAGTTACATCCAATCAAGTCTGTTTCAGCCACAAGCTTTCGGAGCATTTAGTACTGCATCAATGACAACTGGTTTAGTTATCTTGGATGAACATGGAGTTCCCTATGTAAGAACTTAATTGATCAGGCACTGAACGCATATATATGTACGTTGATTTCTGATCCTTTAATCTTTGTGACAGCCGGATGATAAAGCTTGTGTTGGTGAAGTTGGTTTAT contains:
- the LOC108453467 gene encoding probable CoA ligase CCL12 isoform X1 — translated: MTTTATAKTINEVGIDDLYRAGGGILTIDETKHIHQIIKQAISKAKRSRLSATEVWKEVVGKKVLKPNHPHSLHQLVYYSVYANWDTSINGPPLYWFPSLQDSKLTNLGKIMEIHGPKLLGTSYKDPIASFNLFREYTVRHPEVYWSIILKELSVTFHEPPKCILDTTDKSRPGGTWLPGSVLNIAECCLLPSIHPRKEDDSCAIVWRDEGDDDDSDVNRITLKQLREQVILVANALDRTFTKGDAIAVDMPMTVNAVIIYLAIILAGCVVVSIADSFAAKEIATRLRVSKAKAIFTQDFIVRGGRKFPLYSRVVEASPHKVIVLPVSGHNVGVQLREQDISWKDFLAYDNQHQRPIHFTPAYLPVDSMINILFSSGTTGEPKAIPWTQLSAIRSTAEGWAHINVGVGDVYCWPTNLGWVMGPILLFSCFLTGATLALYHGSPLGRGFGKFVQDAGVTVLGTVPSLVKTWKNTDCIKGLDWTKIKSFASTGETSNVDDDLWLSSKSYYKPIIECCGGTELASSYIQSSLFQPQAFGAFSTASMTTGLVILDEHGVPYPDDKACVGEVGLFPLYLGATDRLLNADHNDVYFKGMPTFKGMRLRRHGDILKRTVGGYIVVQGRADDTMNLGGIKTSSVEIERVCDRADESILETAAVSVAPPDGGPELLVIFVVLKKGFNQQPEKLKTIFSKTIQTNLNPLFKVSNLKIIPEFPRTASNKLLRRVLRDQIQHELSVRSRM
- the LOC108453467 gene encoding probable CoA ligase CCL12 isoform X2; the protein is MKPNTSTKSLNKPFLKLKEADYQQQRQDSKLTNLGKIMEIHGPKLLGTSYKDPIASFNLFREYTVRHPEVYWSIILKELSVTFHEPPKCILDTTDKSRPGGTWLPGSVLNIAECCLLPSIHPRKEDDSCAIVWRDEGDDDDSDVNRITLKQLREQVILVANALDRTFTKGDAIAVDMPMTVNAVIIYLAIILAGCVVVSIADSFAAKEIATRLRVSKAKAIFTQDFIVRGGRKFPLYSRVVEASPHKVIVLPVSGHNVGVQLREQDISWKDFLAYDNQHQRPIHFTPAYLPVDSMINILFSSGTTGEPKAIPWTQLSAIRSTAEGWAHINVGVGDVYCWPTNLGWVMGPILLFSCFLTGATLALYHGSPLGRGFGKFVQDAGVTVLGTVPSLVKTWKNTDCIKGLDWTKIKSFASTGETSNVDDDLWLSSKSYYKPIIECCGGTELASSYIQSSLFQPQAFGAFSTASMTTGLVILDEHGVPYPDDKACVGEVGLFPLYLGATDRLLNADHNDVYFKGMPTFKGMRLRRHGDILKRTVGGYIVVQGRADDTMNLGGIKTSSVEIERVCDRADESILETAAVSVAPPDGGPELLVIFVVLKKGFNQQPEKLKTIFSKTIQTNLNPLFKVSNLKIIPEFPRTASNKLLRRVLRDQIQHELSVRSRM